The Methylacidimicrobium sp. B4 genome contains a region encoding:
- a CDS encoding aminoglycoside phosphotransferase family protein → MLLDQLLAETARRFPQYELGQTSITKLEKGGSDRSFYRIRMEPDWSLILVRYGESRPENARYGPLGNFLHSLGVRSPRIYGQDPLRGLLWIEDLGDADLWSYRNAPWQELGPLYRSALREIFALHARGDGGLGGLRTEPPFTRDLYAWEQGYFFANCLGRFLHLEASPLARLSALPRLTWIAERLAAFPRHLIHRDFQSQNVLIRAGQAYLIDFQGMRLGLASYDLASLLYDPYVALHAEQREELRSYYGSLWREASLTPPEDLGEAFDWAALQRLMQALGAYGYLGLVKKKEKFLRYIPVALRLLAEVLQRIPGLEPLLAQVELSLAALRQETRKRGREASRPA, encoded by the coding sequence ATGCTTCTCGATCAGCTTCTGGCGGAAACCGCCCGCCGCTTTCCGCAGTACGAGCTGGGCCAAACCTCGATCACGAAGCTCGAAAAGGGGGGGTCGGATCGGAGCTTTTACCGGATTCGGATGGAGCCGGACTGGTCGCTCATTCTCGTCCGCTATGGAGAGAGCCGACCCGAAAACGCCCGGTACGGTCCCCTGGGGAATTTTCTCCACTCCCTCGGAGTTCGCTCTCCCCGGATTTACGGGCAGGATCCGCTTCGCGGTCTTCTCTGGATCGAGGATCTGGGGGACGCGGATCTCTGGAGCTATCGCAACGCGCCTTGGCAGGAGCTGGGCCCCCTTTATCGCTCGGCCTTGCGGGAGATCTTTGCGCTCCACGCCCGGGGCGACGGGGGCCTCGGAGGGCTCCGGACGGAGCCCCCATTCACCCGGGATCTCTACGCTTGGGAACAGGGCTACTTCTTTGCGAACTGCCTGGGGCGCTTCCTCCACCTGGAGGCCAGTCCGCTGGCTCGCCTCTCAGCCCTTCCGCGGCTCACCTGGATCGCCGAGCGCCTCGCTGCGTTCCCTCGCCATCTGATCCATCGCGATTTCCAGTCGCAGAACGTTTTGATCCGGGCTGGGCAAGCCTATCTCATCGATTTCCAGGGAATGCGCCTCGGGCTGGCTTCCTACGATTTGGCTTCCCTCCTCTACGACCCCTATGTCGCTCTCCACGCGGAGCAGAGAGAGGAGCTCCGGAGCTATTATGGGTCTCTGTGGCGGGAGGCCTCCCTGACTCCCCCAGAAGATCTCGGAGAGGCATTCGATTGGGCAGCCCTCCAGCGGCTGATGCAGGCCCTGGGGGCCTATGGCTATCTTGGACTGGTCAAGAAAAAGGAGAAGTTTCTCCGCTACATTCCCGTGGCCTTGCGACTGCTCGCCGAGGTGCTCCAGAGAATCCCCGGGCTGGAGCCGCTCTTGGCGCAGGTCGAGCTTTCCCTCGCCGCATTGCGGCAGGAGACGCGGAAGCGGGGACGAGAGGCTTCTCGCCCCGCTTGA
- a CDS encoding sugar phosphate nucleotidyltransferase — protein sequence MSSFPRLAADAFVLGAGLGTRLRPLSDERPKPLIPIANKPLLTFAFDRLIEVGIGGFVVNTHHRPESYAKAFPEGAYRGRRIRWSHEPILLDTGGGVRNVGELFGDRPFLIHNGDVLTDLPIEKAVEQHLAGDDLATLVLRSAGPALHVGYDPVKRKVVDIHGRCGREDVPLCLYTGIAVLSPSFLPWIPRGGPVSLIPVLLEVIRQSGRIGGILLDQGRWFDLGTREAYLSAHGELHRNPGGWKPLCWIDPTARVAPDAVLEGATAIGPRCRIGSGALLRDSILWEDAEVAPGSVLERCVIRNSRLAKGNLADADL from the coding sequence ATGTCCTCGTTTCCTCGTCTTGCGGCCGATGCCTTCGTGCTGGGGGCCGGGCTCGGCACGCGGCTGCGACCTCTCAGCGACGAGCGCCCCAAGCCGCTGATCCCGATCGCAAACAAGCCGCTGCTCACCTTCGCCTTCGATCGTCTGATCGAGGTGGGGATCGGGGGATTCGTCGTCAACACCCATCACCGGCCCGAGAGCTACGCGAAGGCCTTCCCCGAGGGAGCCTACCGGGGACGACGCATCCGATGGAGCCATGAGCCCATCTTGCTCGACACGGGCGGGGGGGTCCGGAACGTAGGCGAGCTCTTTGGCGATCGGCCCTTCCTGATCCATAACGGAGACGTTCTCACCGACCTGCCGATCGAGAAGGCGGTCGAGCAGCATCTGGCGGGCGACGACCTGGCCACGCTCGTCCTCCGTTCCGCCGGTCCCGCCCTGCACGTCGGCTACGATCCAGTGAAACGGAAGGTGGTCGACATCCACGGGCGATGCGGCAGGGAGGATGTGCCCCTTTGCCTTTACACGGGGATCGCGGTCCTCTCCCCCTCCTTTCTCCCCTGGATTCCTCGAGGCGGCCCGGTCTCGCTGATTCCCGTTCTCCTCGAGGTGATTCGCCAATCCGGCAGGATCGGAGGAATCCTCCTCGACCAAGGGCGCTGGTTCGACCTCGGAACGCGCGAGGCCTATCTCTCGGCTCACGGTGAATTGCACCGGAACCCGGGAGGGTGGAAGCCCCTCTGCTGGATCGACCCGACAGCTCGGGTGGCGCCCGATGCGGTCCTCGAAGGAGCGACGGCGATCGGACCGCGATGCCGCATCGGGAGCGGGGCGCTCCTGCGCGACTCAATTCTTTGGGAAGACGCGGAGGTCGCTCCGGGCAGCGTGCTCGAACGCTGCGTCATCCGCAACTCCCGTCTTGCCAAGGGGAACCTGGCGGACGCAGATCTTTAG
- a CDS encoding methyltransferase domain-containing protein, giving the protein MSVAFYETGPALAQYLVLHYGPPGWQLPSEAFQVLADFPVRCVREGFRWEELPPDPHALELGCSVGRSCFELSRRCRRVVGLDRSEAFIQAARLLQTDGFLRSAVPLEGDRTEEWLFSRPPGVRPERIAFEVGDALSAPCGDPVDLLLAANLLDRVPDPAALLRRCSSLVRPGGQFLLTSPFTWLPEYTPRPHWLLPGSERVAALLEPYFTLLRRWDLPLVLREHPRKFQWCLPEATLWRKKA; this is encoded by the coding sequence ATGAGCGTGGCCTTCTACGAGACGGGGCCGGCCCTGGCCCAGTACCTGGTCCTCCACTACGGCCCGCCGGGCTGGCAGTTGCCAAGCGAGGCCTTCCAGGTGCTGGCCGACTTCCCCGTCCGTTGCGTCCGGGAAGGCTTCCGGTGGGAAGAACTTCCCCCCGATCCCCATGCGCTGGAGCTCGGCTGCTCCGTCGGGCGGTCCTGCTTCGAGCTCTCCCGGCGCTGCCGCCGCGTCGTCGGGCTCGACCGCTCCGAAGCCTTCATCCAAGCCGCCCGCCTCCTGCAAACGGACGGCTTCCTCCGCTCTGCGGTTCCCCTCGAAGGCGACCGGACCGAAGAATGGCTCTTCTCCCGTCCGCCCGGGGTCCGCCCGGAGCGCATCGCCTTTGAGGTCGGCGACGCCCTTTCGGCCCCTTGTGGCGATCCCGTCGATCTCCTCCTGGCCGCCAACCTCCTCGATCGGGTTCCCGATCCCGCGGCCCTCCTCCGACGGTGCTCTTCCCTCGTCCGTCCCGGCGGACAATTCCTCCTCACCTCTCCCTTCACCTGGCTCCCGGAATACACGCCGCGCCCGCATTGGCTCCTTCCGGGCTCCGAACGGGTCGCCGCTCTTCTCGAACCCTATTTTACCCTCTTGCGCCGATGGGATCTGCCGCTCGTCCTCCGCGAGCATCCCCGAAAGTTCCAGTGGTGCCTCCCCGAGGCCACCCTCTGGCGCAAGAAGGCATAG
- a CDS encoding TPM domain-containing protein, translating into MNGSEAARRFFRHWRAGSRFAARPFPPGTLERIEAAIAQAERRYDGEICFVIEHALDWRRLLRGMTARERACELFAQLGVWDTERNNGVLLYVLVPDRSIEIVADRAIHQAVGEAEWKTICSRMQAEFGKGRFLEGSLEAIQLVGNHLSRHFPAREGKRSELPDSPTVLDRGNPVSEGEGGS; encoded by the coding sequence ATGAACGGATCCGAAGCCGCCCGCCGTTTCTTCCGCCACTGGCGCGCGGGCTCACGCTTTGCCGCCCGGCCTTTCCCCCCGGGGACGCTTGAGCGCATCGAGGCGGCCATCGCCCAAGCGGAACGGCGCTATGATGGCGAGATCTGCTTCGTGATCGAGCATGCGCTCGATTGGCGCCGGCTTCTCCGTGGGATGACCGCCCGCGAGCGGGCCTGCGAGCTCTTCGCGCAGCTCGGCGTCTGGGACACGGAACGGAACAATGGGGTTCTCCTCTACGTCCTGGTGCCTGACCGGAGCATTGAGATCGTAGCCGATCGGGCGATCCACCAGGCCGTCGGAGAGGCAGAGTGGAAGACGATCTGCTCCCGCATGCAAGCGGAGTTCGGGAAGGGCCGCTTCCTCGAAGGAAGCCTCGAGGCCATTCAGCTGGTAGGGAACCACCTGAGCCGCCACTTTCCCGCCCGAGAAGGAAAGAGGAGCGAGCTTCCGGATTCGCCAACCGTCCTCGACCGGGGCAATCCCGTTTCTGAGGGTGAAGGGGGAAGCTGA
- a CDS encoding YgcG family protein, with amino-acid sequence MRAFPFGSIRWPLFALLWLGGSLLWAQVETEEPEAAAIPPFQSYVVDQARLLSGRERASLDRKLRLFAQQKGSQVAVLIVPTTRPESAESYGIRVVEQWKLGRKGIDDGVLLLIVTEERVVRLEVGYGLEGVIPDAAAKRIIEDRILPFFKKGLFFSGISVGLDAVLAKISGEPLPPLKAIPKAAPKSAEGADRGPILGGLFVLVMVVSSLFGPFLGAALAGGLGLLTGWALLGGFWIGLLVGLLAAGAALFLAGFLSGRGGPVAWREGRNFSGWGGWGGFGGDSGGFRGGQGGQFGGGGASGRW; translated from the coding sequence ATGAGAGCGTTTCCCTTCGGGTCGATTCGCTGGCCGCTGTTTGCCCTTCTCTGGTTGGGCGGCAGCCTGCTGTGGGCCCAGGTGGAAACCGAGGAGCCCGAAGCGGCGGCGATTCCCCCGTTCCAGAGCTACGTCGTCGACCAGGCCCGCCTCCTCTCCGGCCGGGAGCGAGCCTCCCTCGACCGGAAGCTGCGCCTTTTCGCTCAGCAGAAGGGGAGCCAGGTGGCCGTGCTTATCGTCCCGACGACCCGGCCCGAATCGGCCGAGAGCTACGGCATCCGGGTCGTGGAACAGTGGAAGCTCGGCCGCAAGGGAATCGACGATGGGGTTCTCCTCCTGATCGTGACCGAGGAGCGGGTGGTCCGCCTGGAAGTCGGCTATGGATTGGAAGGAGTGATCCCCGATGCGGCAGCCAAACGGATCATCGAGGACCGGATCCTGCCCTTCTTCAAGAAAGGCCTCTTCTTTTCCGGGATCTCGGTCGGGCTTGACGCCGTCCTCGCCAAGATCTCAGGAGAGCCCCTTCCGCCGCTCAAGGCGATTCCCAAGGCAGCACCCAAATCGGCCGAGGGCGCCGATCGCGGCCCCATTCTCGGCGGGCTCTTTGTGCTCGTGATGGTCGTCAGCAGCCTCTTCGGCCCCTTCCTCGGTGCTGCACTTGCGGGCGGCCTCGGGCTCCTGACGGGATGGGCGCTCCTGGGAGGGTTCTGGATCGGACTCCTCGTCGGACTGCTCGCCGCCGGAGCTGCGCTCTTCCTTGCCGGATTCCTTTCCGGCCGCGGCGGCCCGGTCGCCTGGCGCGAGGGTCGGAATTTCTCGGGCTGGGGTGGTTGGGGAGGATTCGGCGGTGATTCGGGCGGCTTCCGTGGAGGCCAGGGCGGGCAATTCGGAGGCGGTGGCGCCTCCGGGAGGTGGTAG
- a CDS encoding LemA family protein, translating into MRATFGTRQLAWLLLALPLLLTGCGYNQVQSEDEKVKAAWAEVVNQYKRRADLVPNLVSVVEGYAVHEKEVLTRVTEARSRVGSLAVTPELLQNEEAMQHFAAAQGELGSALGRLLAVAENYPQLKADTLFRDLQAQLEGTENRIAVARRRYIQAVQAYNTLIRTFPTSLTALLFHYPVKPTFSVENEAQISEPPPIHFPGPSPGASSP; encoded by the coding sequence ATGAGGGCGACGTTCGGGACTCGCCAGCTCGCCTGGCTTCTTCTTGCCCTTCCCCTCCTCCTGACCGGCTGCGGATACAACCAGGTTCAGTCGGAGGACGAGAAGGTCAAGGCGGCTTGGGCGGAAGTCGTCAACCAGTACAAGCGGAGGGCTGACCTCGTTCCCAACCTGGTTTCGGTCGTCGAGGGATACGCCGTCCACGAAAAGGAGGTGCTCACTCGGGTCACCGAGGCTCGTTCCCGCGTGGGCTCGCTTGCGGTAACGCCGGAGCTCTTGCAAAACGAGGAGGCGATGCAGCACTTTGCCGCCGCGCAAGGCGAGCTCGGCTCGGCTTTGGGCCGCCTCCTGGCGGTGGCCGAAAACTATCCGCAGCTGAAGGCCGATACCCTCTTCCGCGACCTGCAGGCCCAGCTCGAAGGCACCGAGAACCGGATTGCCGTGGCGCGCCGCCGCTACATCCAGGCGGTCCAAGCCTATAACACGCTGATCCGCACCTTTCCCACGAGCCTGACCGCTCTGCTCTTCCACTATCCCGTCAAGCCGACCTTCTCGGTCGAAAACGAAGCGCAGATCTCCGAACCCCCTCCCATCCATTTCCCGGGGCCCTCTCCGGGCGCTTCCTCTCCGTGA
- a CDS encoding class 1 fructose-bisphosphatase, with amino-acid sequence MPYHRATLSTFLIDERRRTPSFDPELAGLIKDVEVACKYIASAVSRGRLVEEKASTKVNIQGEEQKPLDVIANEMVLQTCDSTEQLLGVVSEEMENPYPIQRGRNGRYLLVYDPLDGSSNLDLNVTVGSIFSVLRAPEGAQELKPEHFLQPGISQVAAGFTLYGPSVMLVLTLGRGVHGFTLDREVGTFILTHPDMRIPEETREFAINASNERFWEAPVRHYVEECKQGKSGPRGVDFNMRWIASMVAEVYRILIRGGLFMYPRDTKDPSKGGRLRLLYEANPMSLIVEQAGGASWTGRERILEVKPTALHQRIPVILGSRSEVERLVSYHHAYDQGEELSFKSPLFANRSIFHS; translated from the coding sequence ATGCCCTATCATCGGGCCACATTGAGTACGTTCTTAATCGACGAGCGGCGAAGAACACCGAGCTTCGATCCGGAGCTCGCGGGGTTGATCAAGGATGTGGAGGTCGCCTGCAAATATATTGCCTCGGCGGTCTCGCGCGGCAGGCTGGTTGAGGAGAAGGCCAGCACGAAGGTCAATATCCAGGGCGAGGAGCAGAAGCCCCTCGACGTGATCGCCAACGAGATGGTCCTCCAGACCTGCGACTCGACCGAGCAGCTCCTGGGCGTGGTCTCCGAGGAGATGGAGAACCCTTACCCGATCCAAAGGGGCCGCAACGGACGCTATCTGCTGGTCTACGACCCTTTGGACGGCTCGTCCAATCTCGATTTGAATGTGACCGTCGGCTCGATCTTCTCAGTCTTGCGCGCTCCGGAAGGAGCCCAGGAGCTCAAGCCCGAGCATTTCCTGCAACCGGGGATCTCCCAGGTTGCGGCGGGCTTCACTCTCTACGGTCCGAGCGTCATGCTGGTCCTGACCCTGGGACGGGGTGTTCATGGATTTACGCTCGATCGAGAGGTTGGAACCTTCATCCTGACGCATCCCGACATGCGGATTCCGGAGGAGACGCGGGAGTTTGCGATCAATGCCTCCAACGAGCGCTTCTGGGAAGCTCCGGTCCGCCATTACGTGGAGGAGTGCAAGCAAGGCAAGAGCGGACCGCGCGGCGTGGATTTTAACATGCGCTGGATCGCTTCCATGGTGGCCGAGGTCTACCGGATCCTGATTCGTGGCGGGCTCTTCATGTATCCCCGCGACACCAAGGATCCAAGCAAGGGGGGCCGGCTGCGGCTCTTGTACGAGGCCAATCCGATGAGCCTGATCGTCGAGCAGGCCGGAGGGGCTTCGTGGACGGGGCGGGAGAGGATCCTCGAGGTCAAGCCGACCGCGCTCCACCAGCGGATCCCGGTGATTCTGGGATCGCGCAGCGAAGTGGAACGCCTCGTGAGCTACCACCATGCCTACGACCAGGGCGAGGAGCTCTCGTTCAAGTCCCCGCTCTTTGCCAATCGGTCGATCTTTCACAGCTAA
- a CDS encoding phosphoribulokinase, producing MSAKHPVVAVTGSSGAGTTTVKTAFQHIFRREGINAWVVEGDAFHRYNRVEMKARMEEMEKKGNRHFSHFGPEANLFEELEKLFQSYGETGSGKVRRYLHNEEEAAPYHLEPGTFTPWEEIPEGTDLLFYEGLHGAVVTDKVDVARYADLLIGVVPIINLEWIQKIHRDKKERGYSQEAIVHTILRRMPDYVHYICPQFSHTHVNFQRVPTVDTSNPFIARDIPSPDESILVIRFRNPKEIDFSYLLSMLHGSFMSRPNTIACPGGKMPLAMQLIFTPMIWKLMHRKKQTH from the coding sequence ATGTCCGCAAAGCATCCTGTCGTCGCCGTCACGGGTTCGTCGGGGGCCGGCACCACGACCGTCAAGACCGCCTTTCAGCACATCTTCCGCCGGGAAGGGATCAACGCCTGGGTGGTCGAGGGGGACGCCTTTCATCGCTACAACCGTGTCGAGATGAAGGCCCGGATGGAGGAGATGGAGAAGAAGGGCAACCGCCATTTCAGCCATTTCGGACCGGAGGCCAACCTCTTCGAAGAGCTGGAAAAGCTCTTTCAGAGCTACGGGGAGACCGGCAGCGGCAAGGTGCGCAGGTACCTGCACAACGAGGAGGAAGCCGCCCCCTACCACCTCGAGCCGGGCACCTTTACGCCGTGGGAGGAGATTCCGGAAGGGACGGATCTCCTCTTTTACGAGGGGCTTCATGGCGCCGTCGTCACCGACAAGGTCGACGTGGCGCGGTATGCCGACCTCCTGATTGGCGTCGTGCCGATCATCAACCTCGAATGGATCCAGAAAATTCACCGGGACAAGAAGGAGAGGGGCTACTCTCAGGAAGCGATCGTCCATACGATCCTTCGGCGCATGCCAGATTACGTCCACTACATCTGCCCGCAGTTCTCTCACACCCATGTCAACTTCCAGCGGGTGCCGACGGTGGATACCTCGAACCCGTTCATTGCGCGGGATATCCCTTCTCCCGATGAGAGCATTCTGGTGATCCGCTTCCGGAATCCGAAGGAGATCGACTTCTCCTATCTCCTTTCGATGCTCCACGGCTCGTTCATGTCCCGACCGAACACGATCGCCTGCCCCGGGGGGAAGATGCCCTTGGCGATGCAGTTGATCTTTACCCCGATGATCTGGAAGCTGATGCACCGCAAGAAGCAGACGCACTAA